From a single Poecilia reticulata strain Guanapo linkage group LG2, Guppy_female_1.0+MT, whole genome shotgun sequence genomic region:
- the xirp2a gene encoding xin actin-binding repeat-containing protein 2 isoform X2 — MDATLTAGRAGSSKENQEAEPVSVKERLAMYQAAVSSKESGGASSVAVMDESEACSLPGGLATVKRQFESHEFSSSSSQSTVTQYHVQKRTVQEVSSSSEVTVKSSARETTPATSISRQEVIRDQGVHHNNVAAGYGNHYDETVMLVSGEDLPKVSTQALKQQYEKTIEEAAPAKEIKVDVDFNQFQWAPLHQSSKTSTVTSYDSSSTAKTASAVASTSSVTYEATEQFPPPPANLIQVAQEHSLSSQSQEKGYQQKFTLDKKQYFKHKSMAELKRLYKHIHPEVRKNLEEDFMSQLTEAEKAALESKETVGDVQQTCYMFENDGSSSSECSSPDREYLEWEEILKGEVQSMRWMFENKPLDTIKDDSPDKSEGRNIAQQEIIAGKDVRYTAWMFETQPIDALGAETEDATQQSQKQAELARGDVRTATWLFETQPLDCLNKIHQEEQENECVVTKDITGGDVKTARYLFETQHLDSLGKTETIEESHFLNLKSELEEVKGDVKTTTRMFETQPMCVIRGDSGEMLEITTIRREETEKGDVMTSRWMFETQPLDMINKDPAKVKLICGISMEDNTQGGVNKGRWLFETKTLDTIKDEEWETSRTQKEQIIGADVKRHCLVFETQPMDTLKDNANARPLTPEEIVGGDVQSTKHRFETVPMENLKELTEVGKLKKVTASEEEKGDVRHQKWVFESQPLESIREEKKEITRTVNIEALDKGDVTNYKERFETLDLSKCEGTQKIQVEGVPSGSVKSNRVLFESTPMYAMQDSSGHYHEVRTVRREEIVKGDVRSCRWMFETRPIDEFDESINKFQIIKGISKQEIESGDVKTAKWLFETQPLDAIKFFSNFEDQEHKTKEDIKIEKGDVKTCRWLFETQPMDVLYEKVEKSEAGVEEVQKGDVKTCTWLFETQTLDNIRDHSESEAETILKTCTVKQEDIQGKDVQMARFLFETENLENITGEDSSSFRRVTEINIQSGDVSRMKYIFENRSSDIMSSTSEEIMLKLKKQQAEDIQRGNVVNCTWKFENQPIDAICDDSTKAREIRTITDVQGGDVDKGRFIFETYSLDQIKDESAETNISKLTSIFGDEIKKGDVKNYSMMFETQPLYAIRDKEGHYHEVTTVTKEEIIRGDVVGARWLFETKPLDSIRDSEEVYVIKAVTEEGINKGDVSSARWKFETQPLDEITEEIKVRSKTVADIQGGDVKTNKQRFETDEMSQKYIRTVSVSEIQKGDVRSATWMFETRTIDEIRGDSEEYDAMERVTKEEVMKGDVKQSVWLFERQPLDRIKETDVTEPAVIKEEIPQADVKTTTWLFETTPFHEFNESSMEKTEIIGKSIKETLEELYCQKMVNSQGILIEADEIGDVRMAKYKLMNQEVPQIQKEEIIKGDLSNIMMNLLNRTETTERVITIDKEERGDINTTVKQLFNQERGTSVQKEAVIRGDIQEAIGNLLKNEGSSKHGILIQEDEKGDIKMTIYSLLNKVERSSMEKEDIIQGNVSKALQRLLSNSGEEDSKRIRIGDTERGNVSFYTTCIESGALDYLKQLKSESDEVHKEVQKESIIGGDIEETKLLLRKNQQQIGRTVAEDDIVPGDVHSIVKVFMTEPTDAYKNLEGKDIVKGDLNATLDLLTQAINQKVVVEKEEVVKGDIPNTLKSLEEAKSQAKELEKPKIIKGDIRGALESLEKSATSKTEATVDDLVPGNIRVTLKSLEEAKQAVKELEKEEIVKGDIFTAIQNLHEASSEKKTYQHQVSKQGDVKATIQLLLEPTTSPKMQRRGSIEGDVKTSIKSLYEGQEAAHLEKEEVVKGDVQGAIKSLMQRKQYSNKKRMHSAKKAKGPVKNPSSVKLAEHESSHEAMSENVVLTPTPTVKNLSQSSESQRHTQRHHESKSLKTQVITQEDHSVAVVKTDNPAGASHQKSIKEQKDKVLPPHKIQAPKPIMIKNTQKTINDQTENKAADVTVMKEVQNTTQMNISNKQMCETKTIKQVQTSVTEKTVVHKQNVTVSEQTSQRHMENKALGQKQNFRNLKSDHRNLDMKAKGVIKKSKPEIHFPPPPTSPPPPSESELSLPPPPSPVTESPTLSSSRPHIMRQDSDLPPPPPPPPPPVECMKSEPEFFPPPPPPPAPSSVGGQDFLPPPPSQQELNAMPQLPPAKQGKPIEKPLFKIPKQPQPPKQPTQLRPKWQKKQPTPPPPSPQLPPGQETAVSTVRKEEVKVQQVKQEAIQQTEAWNKSKTAVVSSTRISNIPVVKPDQKQSPQPPKKVFVPPLKLPPPPDPAPAPTDRPYARKFKTPLMLAEERYRLQREKEEEEKIKVLTPTSPQINIQSSAASAELSAAESGKKEETLEITKAKNEEEIKAQDSPVKKTPSQIPLSKASISVINKKSTLGSSNAFLDKKQVSSTEASEKALTSSDVPRSHHEASEKEIQSRSNIVAVSVAEQQQFIKKSSTKSITASQNTVQDNANLQSRAAVTLKTEDVKNINVALTQEVKMSPSLPTKIPKVTPSFKVKTFKMPTEKTDEKSDSLGQKEIMKSETHSQREKSQVSESAESKVHLESNQLTSARTEMKTEVKENKNQVPPPLKVEVKAHTKKGKQLAKSETDVKSSPSVTVPAPLVAMVTSVPTHQGQNLVSVSHSQQSMKTEHIQTHKEVVVTERVVQQDLQKQEVARMQQLAKLQATQTTKKQVKAGKSKDESKEVLVKDISKLSCKDEAHTEDITDSEKCIVIQKLVARIKELEDAPSKVDSNSIRILIDEVPEWVMGSVEKKNFSELAKQQSKKKLKEMMVYVKHIIQTKLTVLEKNLTTVEKEVKEEKEPPMLPPVSSSPPEPDRNIICGTAGKHTRPIGGSFKMERVVKQKRSVQETKVHQEVTDQRISSPLASIRTPSPTFITIESRRVDSPLRVTPSPPLYKSVGTPPPPPRRTYTPTSTFSRATPSPTLSRSENLMKLRDTTSKLSRGMTSPPPMPVPEYFVSERERTSSFSGMTTGVDGSEHGVVDVTEMVDSMMTVKDKKSFFEEAQKAEVHKMYTRKDPIDIPERLGPDAEETTETVTIDLMKEDLPRVDLSKLVNRFESPKPKIYARKDPIVISERLGSDTEDTEADAHTPKTEEIPAFNVKAIKDVFETGEHGSQAARELREQIERREHEPVGHTETTSVSEQFCSVDNFGNVTREMRSETHSGSLLTRGNPPSYADVVRGNVVSVPPEASTEEMLKNFQQSWAESQGVFQNLGFSVTEQRTSQTITHQQETFVAENSSSRVRTVQGVSEESVPHGVSDRRQTKLP, encoded by the exons CCGCAGGTAGAGCCGGGTCTTCAAAGGAGAACCAGGAGGCTGAGCCAGTGTCGGTGAAAGAGCGACTGGCGATGTATCAGGCAGCCGTGTCCAGCAAGGAGAGCGGCGGTGCTTCCTCCGTGGCG GTGATGGACGAGTCTGAGGCCTGCTCACTGCCTGGCGGTCTGGCTACTGTGAAGAGGCAGTTTGAGAGCCACGAGTTTAGCTCTTCGTCCTCCCAGTCCACCGTCACCCAGTACCATGTTCAGAAGAGAACAGTCCAG GAAGTGTCGAGTTCCTCCGAGGTGACGGTGAAGAGCAGCGCCAGAGAGACGACTCCGGCAACAAGCATTTCGCGACAAGAG GTGATCCGCGATCAAGGAGTCCACCATAACAACGTGGCCGCGGGTTATGGGAACCATTACGATGAAACAG TTATGCTCGTCAGCGGAGAGGACCTACCAAAGGTTTCCACCCAGGCTTTGAAGCAACAGTACGAAAAAACGATCGAGGAAGCGGCACCAGCGAAGGAAATTAAG GTTGATGTTGATTTCAACCAGTTTCAGTGGGCCCCACTACACCAGTCATCCAAAACGTCAACTGTAACTAGTTATGACTCGTCTTCTACTGCAAAAACTGCTTCTGCAGTTGCATCAACCTCATCGGTGACGTATGAGGCAACAGAACAATTCCCCCCTCCACCTGCAAACTTAATCCAGGTAGCACAAGAACATAGCCTCTCCTCTCAGTCCCAGGAAAAAGGATACCAACAAAAGTTTACCCTTGACAAGAAGCAGTACTTCAAACACAAAAGCATGGCTGAGCTGAAACGCCTCTACAAGCACATACATCCAGAAGTACGTAAGAACCTTGAGGAAGACTTCATGAGTCAGCTTACGGAGGCAGAAAAGGCAGCTTTGGAAAGCAAGGAAACGGTAGGTGACGTCCAGCAGACATGCTATATGTTTGAAAACGACGGCAGCAGCTCCAGTGAATGCTCAAGTCCCGACAGAGAATACCTGGAGTGGGAAGAAATCCTCAAAGGGGAAGTGCAATCAATGCGGTGGATGTTCGAAAACAAGCCACTTGATACGATCAAAGATGACTCCCCAGATAAAAGTGAGGGAAGAAATATTGCCCAGCAGGAAATTATTGCAGGCAAAGACGTCAGATACACAGCGTGGATGTTTGAGACTCAACCCATAGATGCTCTAGGGGCAGAGACTGAAGATGCAACCCAACAGTCGCAGAAGCAGGCAGAACTCGCACGAGGAGACGTTCGTACTGCAACCTGGCTTTTTGAAACTCAGCCCCTGGACTGCCTGAATAAGATCCaccaggaagagcaggagaaCGAGTGTGTGGTCACCAAAGACATCACTGGCGGAGATGTGAAAACTGCCAGGTACCTCTTTGAGACGCAGCATCTGGATTCTCTGGGTAAAACAGAAACCATTGAGGAGAGTCACTTCTTGAACCTGAAGTCTGAGCTGGAAGAGGTAAAGGGGGACGTGAAGACAACCACTCGTATGTTCGAGACGCAGCCCATGTGCGTCATCAGGGGGGATTCTGGTGAAATGTTGGAAATTACTACCATCCGGCGGGAGGAGACTGAGAAAGGAGATGTTATGACATCGCGGTGGATGTTTGAAACCCAGCCTCTGGATATGATCAACAAAGATCCTGCAAAAGTAAAGCTGATATGTGGTATTTCCATGGAGGACAATACGCAAGGTGGCGTGAACAAAGGCAGATGGCTTTTTGAGACAAAGACTCTTGACACTATTAAGGATGAGGAATGGGAAACTTCAAGAACTCAGAAGGAACAAATAATTGGAGCAGATGTTAAGAGACACTGTCTTGTTTTTGAGACTCAGCCTATGGATACACTGAAAGATAATGCCAACGCTCGACCTTTGACCCCAGAGGAGATTGTAGGAGGAGATGTTCAGTCAACCAAACATCGATTTGAAACGGTACCCATGGAAAACCTGAAAGAACTAACCGAAGTCGGAAAACTTAAGAAGGTGACTGCCTCCGAGGAAGAGAAGGGTGATGTGAGACATCAGAAGTGGGTCTTTGAAAGCCAGCCACTGGAGAGCATacgggaggaaaaaaaggagattaCAAGAACTGTGAACATTGAAGCCCTTGACAAAGGAGACGTGACAAACTACAAAGAGAGGTTTGAAACCTTAGATTTAAGTAAATGTGAAGGGACACAGAAAATCCAGGTAGAAGGTGTCCCAAGTGGGTCAGTTAAGTCCAACAGAGTGCTGTTTGAATCCACTCCAATGTATGCAATGCAGGACAGCTCGGGTCATTACCATGAGGTGAGAACCGTAAGGCGCGAGGAAATTGTGAAGGGAGATGTGCGCAGCTGCAGGTGGATGTTTGAAACACGTCCAATCGATGAATTTGATGAAAGTATCAATAAGTTCCAGATAATAAAAGGGATTTCCAAGCAGGAGATTGAATCTGGGGATGTCAAAACAGCCAAGTGGTTGTTCGAAACTCAGCCACTCGATGCTATAaaatttttcagtaattttgaGGATCAAGAACATAAGACTAAGGAAGATATTAAAATTGAGAAAGGGGAtgtaaaaacatgcagatgGCTCTTTGAGACCCAGCCGATGGATGTTCTGTatgaaaaggtggaaaaaagtGAGGCAGGAGTGGAGGAAGTGCAAAAAGGGGATGTGAAAACATGCACATGGCTCTTTGAGACCCAGACACTTGACAACATTCGCGATCACTCAGAATCAGAAGCCGAGACGATTCTGAAAACCTGCACTGTAAAGCAGGAGGACATTCAAGGTAAAGATGTTCAAATGGCTCGCTTCCTCTTTGAAACCGAGAACCTGGAAAACATCACGGGTGAGGACAGCAGTTCTTTCAGGAGGGTCACAGAAATCAACATCCAGTCTGGTGATGTCTCCAGAATGAAATACATCTTTGAGAATCGTTCCTCTGACATTATGAGCTCTACGTCAGAGGAAATTATGCTGAAGCTGAAGAAGCAGCAGGCCGAGGACATCCAAAGAGGAAACGTGGTCAACTGCACCTGGAAGTTTGAGAACCAGCCAATCGATGCTATATGTGACGACAGCACAAAGGCAAGGGAGATCCGCACCATAACCGATGTTCAGGGAGGTGATGTGGACAAGGGCCGCTTCATTTTTGAGACGTACTCTCTGGATCAAATCAAAGATGAGTCGGCAgagacaaatatttcaaaactcaCTAGTATCTTTGgagatgaaattaaaaaaggagACGTGAAAAATTACTCTATGATGTTTGAAACCCAGCCGCTGTATGCCATTCGTGATAAGGAGGGCCATTATCATGAAGTCACGACTGTAACTAAAGAGGAAATCATAAGAGGAGACGTGGTGGGGGCTCGATGGCTGTTTGAGACAAAACCCTTGGATTCAATTAGAGATTCGGAGGAGGTATATGTTATTAAAGCAGTGACGGAGGAAGGCATTAATAAGGGAGACGTTAGCTCTGCTAGGTGGAAATTTGAGACACAACCCCTGGATGAAATTACTGAGGAGATAAAAGTACGATCGAAAACAGTGGCGGATATCCAAGGGGGCGATGTAAAGACAAACAAGCAGCGATTTGAGACGGATGAGATGTCTCAAAAGTACATTAGAACTGTAAGTGTGAGTGAAATTCAGAAAGGCGATGTCAGATCTGCAACATGGATGTTTGAAACCCGCACAATCGACGAGATCCGCGGTGATAGCGAAGAGTACGATGCAATGGAGAGGGTGACAAAGGAGGAAGTGATGAAAGGGGATGTTAAACAGTCTGTGTGGCTCTTTGAGAGGCAACCCCTagacagaataaaagaaactgATGTCACAGAGCCTGCTGTGATAAAGGAGGAAATCCCACAGGCAGATGTGAAGACGACTACGTGGCTGTTCGAAACAACACCATTTCATGAATTCAACGAAAGCAGCATGGAAAAGACCGAAATAATCGGTAAGAGCATAAAGGAGACACTTGAAGAACTTTACTGTCAGAAAATGGTGAACTCCCAGGGGATCCTCATTGAGGCAGATGAAATCGGAGATGTCCGCATGGCCAAGTACAAACTCATGAACCAGGAGGTTCCTCAAATTCAAAAGGAGGAGATCATTAAAGGAGATCTAAGCAATATAATGATGAACCTACTGAATCGCACAGAGACGACTGAAAGGGTCATAACTATTGATAAAGAGGAGCGAGGAGACATCAACACCACAGTGAAACAGCTGTTTAACCAGGAGAGGGGAACAAGTGTTCAGAAAGAGGCAGTTATTCGAGGTGACATCCAAGAGGCGATAGGCAACCTACTGAAGAATGAAGGCTCCTCTAAGCATGGAATCCTTATTCAAGAAGACGAAAAAGGAGACATAAAGATGACAATCTATTCTCTACTAAATAAAGTGGAGCGATCTAGTATGGAGAAAGAGGATATAATTCAAGGTAATGTCAGCAAAGCCCTTCAGCGTCTTCTGTCCAACTCAGGAGAAGAGGACTCTAAAAGGATAAGGATTGGGGACACTGAAAGGGGTAATGTTAGCTTTTACACAACATGCATCGAGTCTGGAGCTTTGGACTACCTCAAACAGCTGAAATCTGAGTCTGATGAGGTTCACAAAGAGGTGCAGAAGGAGAGTATCATTGGTGGCGATATCGAAGAGACCAAACTCTTGTTGCGGAAGAATCAGCAGCAGATTGGCCGCACTGTGGCTGAAGATGACATAGTGCCAGGTGATGTTCATAGCATTGTTAAGGTATTCATGACGGAGCCCACTGATGCCTACAAAAACCTAGAGGGAAAGGACATTGTTAAGGGTGATCTTAATGCAACTCTTGATTTATTGACCCAAGCCATCAACCAGAAAGTGGTTGTAGAGAAAGAGGAGGTGGTAAAGGGAGATATTCCCAACACTTTGAAATCTCTTGAGGAGGCCAAGAGTCAAGCCAAAGAACTGGAAAAGCCTAAAATTATCAAAGGTGACATAAGAGGTGCTCTTGAATCACTGGAGAAATCTGCAACCTCAAAAACGGAAGCAACAGTTGACGATTTAGTTCCTGGCAACATCAGAGTAACCCTCAAATCCCTAGAGGAGGCTAAGCAAGCTGTTAAAGAGTTGGAGAAAGAGGAGATAGTTAAAGGAGACATTTTTACTGCCATACAAAATTTGCATGAGGCATCAAGTGAGAAAAAGACCTACCAGCACCAAGTAAGCAAACAAGGGGACGTTAAAGCCACCATTCAGCTTTTGCTTGAGCCAACCACCTCTCCAAAAATGCAACGTAGAGGAAGCATCGAAGGAGACGTCAAAACATCCATAAAATCTCTTTATGAAGGCCAGGAGGCGGCGCatttggaaaaagaagaagttgtTAAAGGTGACGTTCAAGGGGCAATAAAGTCCCTGATGCAAAGGAAACAGTATTCAAACAAGAAGCGTATGCATTCTGCCAAGAAAGCGAAAGGGCCCGTGAAAAATCCATCAAGTGTAAAGCTAGCGGAGCATGAAAGCTCACATGAAGCCATGAGTGAGAATGTTGTTCTCACTCCAACCCCCACTGTGAAAAACCTCTCTCAGAGCAGTGAGTCACAGAGGCACACACAGAGGCACCATGAAAGCAAATCGCTGAAAACGCAGGTAATAACCCAAGAGGACCACTCTGTTGCTGTAGTCAAAACAGACAATCCTGCTGGGGCCTCTCATCAGAAGAGCATAAaagaacagaaagacaaagtgCTGCCCCCACACAAAATACAAGCTCCTAAGCCTATTATGATAAAGAATACGCAGAAGACTATTAATGATCAAACAGAGAATAAAGCTGCGGATGTGACTGTGATGAAAGAGGtgcaaaacacaacacagatgaatatttcaaacaaacaaatgtgtgagacaaaaacaatcaaacaggTGCAGACTTCGGTGACTGAGAAGACTGTTGTGCATAAACAAAACGTAACGGTGTCAGAGCAAACATCACAAAGGCACATGGAGAACAAGGCTCTGGGACAAAAGCAGAATTTCAGAAATCTGAAGAGTGATCACCGAAATCTGGACATGAAAGCGAAGGGCGtcattaaaaagtcaaaaccaGAGATTcacttccccccaccccccacgtCCCCACCTCCACCATCAGAGTCTGAGCTCTCCCTCCCTCCGCCACCATCACCAGTGACGGAGAGCCCGACGTTGTCCAGTTCTAGGCCTCATATCATGAGGCAAGACAGTGACCTGCCACCTCCGCCCCCACCGCCTCCACCTCCTGTGGAATGCATGAAGTCTGAGCCTGAATTTTTCCCACCACCTCCCCCTCCACCAGCACCATCTTCTGTAGGAGGCCAagattttcttcctcctcctccatcacaGCAAGAGCTTAATGCAATGCCTCAACTTCCTCCCGCAAAACAAGGGAAGCCAATTGAAAAGCCTTTATTTAAAATCCCCAAGCAGCCACAACCACCAAAGCAGCCCACACAGCTCAGACCCAAGTGGCAGAAAAAACAGCCAACGCCTCCACCACCTTCCCCCCAGCTTCCTCCCGGTCAAGAAACAGCAGTGTCAACTGTCCGTAAAGAGGAGGTTAAAGTTCAACAGGTGAAACAGGAAGCAATCCAACAGACCGAGGCATGGAATAAGTCTAAAACAGCTGTGGTGTCATCGACAAGAATTTCAAACATTCCAGTTGTAAAACCAGATCAAAAACAAAGTCCACAGCCACCCAAAAAAGTGTTTGTCCCTCCCCTCAAACTGCCTCCACCTCCAGACCCTGCTCCAGCCCCAACGGACCGACCATATGCTCGGAAATTTAAAACCCCTCTCATGCTTGCAGAGGAAAGGTACCGCctgcaaagagagaaagaggaagaagaaaagattaAAGTCTTGACTCCAACTTCACCACAAATTAATATACAATCCTCAGCAGCCAGTGCAGAACTTTCTGCGGCAGAGAGTGGCAAAAAAGAAGAGACTTTGGAGATAACAAAAGCTAAGAATGAGGAGGAAATAAAGGCACAAGATTCACCTGTCAAGAAAACACCTTCCCAAATCCCTTTGAGCAAAGCGTCAATctcagtaataaataaaaagtcaaccCTTGGATCTTCAAATGCGTTCTTAGATAAAAAGCAAGTATCCAGCACTGAAGCCTCTGAAAAAGCCCTCACCTCATCTGATGTGCCTCGGTCTCATCACGAGGCctcagaaaaagaaatccagtCCCGTTCCAACATAGTCGCTGTCTCAGtcgcagagcagcagcagtttattaaGAAATCCAGCACCAAGTCTATCACTGCCTCACAGAACACTGTCCAGGATAATGCAAATCTTCAAAGCCGGGCTGCGGTCACATTGAAAACAGAGGATGTAAAGAATATCAATGTGGCTCTGACACAGGAGGTAAAAATGAGTCCCTCTCTGCCAACTAAAATTCCAAAGGTAACTCCcagtttcaaagtaaaaacatttaaaatgccaaCAGAGAAGACAGATGAGAAGTCTGACAGTTTGgggcaaaaagaaataatgaaaagtgaaactcattcacagagagagaaaagtcaGGTGTCAGAGAGTGCTGAATCAAAAGTGCATTTAGAAAGCAACCAGCTTACCTCAGCAAGAACTGAGATGAAAACAGAAgttaaagagaataaaaatcaaGTGCCGCCACCTTTGAAGGTTGAAGTGAAGGCACACACAAAGAAGGGAAAGCAACTGGCAAAAAGTGAAACCGACGTAAAGTCGTCTCCATCAGTTACTGTTCCAGCACCTCTGGTGGCTATGGTAACATCTGTGCCAACCCATCAAGGACAAAACCTTGTGTCTGTCTCCCATAGTCAGCAGAGCATGAAGACAGAGCACATTCAGACACACAAGGAGGTTGTCGTGACTGAGAGAGTGGTACAGCAGGACCTTCAGAAGCAAGAGGTAGCTCGCATGCAACAGCTAGCTAAGCTACAAGCAACACAGACAACGAAAAAGCAGGTAAAGGCAGGGAAGTCAAAAGATGAGTCAAAGGAAGTGCTGGTGAAAGATATAAGTAAATTATCTTGTAAAGATGAAGCGCATACTGAAGATATTACAGATTCAGAGAAATGTATTGTGATCCAGAAGCTGGTTGCCAGAATAAAAGAACTTGAAGATGCACCGAGCAAAGTAGATTCCAACTCTATCAGGATACTTATAGATGAAGTCCCCGAATGGGTAATGGGCTCGGTCGAGAAAAAGAACTTCAGTGAACTCGCTAAACAGCAGAGcaagaaaaagctgaaagagATGATGGTTTATGTGAAGCATATTATTCAgacaaaactcacagttttggAGAAAAACCTGACAACAGTAGAAAAGGaagttaaagaagaaaaagagccACCCATGCTTCCGCCAGTCTCCTCATCTCCACCTGAGCCTGACAGGAACATCATCTGTGGGACAGCTGGAAAACATACAAGGCCTATTGGTGGCTCCTTCAAAATGGAAAGGGtggtaaaacagaaaaggtctGTTCAGGAGACCAAAGTCCATCAGGAAGTGACCGATCAGAGAATTTCTTCCCCCTTAGCAAGCATTCGAACACCATCGCCTACTTTTATTACAATTGAATCAAGGAGAGTAGACTCCCCACTCAGAGTAACCCCGTCTCCTCCCCTGTACAAGTCAGTTGGGACACCACCACCCCCTCCTCGCAGAACTTACACCCCTACATCTACTTTCAGCAGAGCCACGCCATCTCCCACTCTGAGCCGCTCCGAAAATCTCATGAAACTGAGGGATACAACCTCAAAACTTTCACGTGGGATGACTTCACCCCCTCCCATGCCTGTACCAGAATACTTTGTTTCTGAAAGAGAGCGCACATCCTCGTTCAGTGGCATGACGACCGGTGTTGACGGAAGCGAGCACGGAGTGGTGGACGTTACAGAGATGGTGGATTCCATGATGACGGTGAAGGACAAAAAGTCTTTCTTTGAGGAGGCGCAGAAGGCTGAAGTGCACAAAATGTACACCAGGAAGGATCCCATTGACATCCCTGAACGTTTGGGACCGGATGCTGAGGAAACCACGGAGACCGTGACCATAGACCTTATGAAAGAAGATCTCCCGAGGGTTGATTTATCAAAGCTAGTGAACAGATTTGAGTCTCCCAAACCAAAAATCTATGCAAGAAAAGATCCCATTGTTATATCAGAGAGACTGGGGAGTGATACTGAAGATACAGAGGCTGACGCGCATACTCCGAAAACTGAAGAAATCCCTGCTTTCAACGTCAAAGCGATAAAGGACGTCTTTGAGACCGGAGAGCATGGTTCTCAAGCAGCCCGAGAGCTTAGAGAACAAATAGAAAGGCGGGAACATGAGCCGGTTGGTCACACCGAAACAACTTCAGTCTCTGAGCAGTTCTGCAGTGTTGACAACTTCGGTAACGTGACGAGAGAGATGAGGAGTGAGACGCATTCTGGGAGCCTGCTGACTCGCGGTAACCCTCCATCCTACGCTGATGTAGTGAGGGGTAATGTTGTCTCTGTACCACCCGAAGCCTCCACAGAGGAAATGCTGAAAAACTTCCAGCAGTCATGGGCCGAGAGCCAAGGAGTTTTCCAGAACCTGGGGTTCAGCGTCACTGAGCAGAGAACTTCCCAAACTATAACACACCAGCAGGAGACCTTTGTGGCGG